In one Parageobacillus genomosp. 1 genomic region, the following are encoded:
- a CDS encoding NAD-dependent malic enzyme encodes MALPSGATMNITIRLQFEKDRVLFSDIAAAIGKAGGDIVGIDVISSSKVHTVRDITVSALDTKQCDLIIEALKKIQGVKIINVSDRTFLMHIGGKIETKSKIPVKTRDDLSRVYTPGVARVCTAIAQDPRKAYSLTIKRNTVAVVSDGTAVLGLGDIGPYAAMPVMEGKAMLFKQFAGVDAFPICLNTKDTEEIIQIVKAIAPAFGGINLEDISAPRCFEIEKRLKEELDIPVFHDDQHGTAVVLLAGLLNALKIVDKKLEDIKVVLTGIGAAGIACTKILLAAGVRNIVGVDRHGAIHRDEKYDNPYWQEYAQITNPDNEKGSLSDVIAGADVFIGVSAPGILKVEDVKKMARDPIVFAMANPVPEIDPELAEPYVRVMATGRSDFPNQINNVLCFPGIFRGALDCRAKEINEEMKLAAAKAIASVVTEDELNETYIIPSVFNSKVVERVRQAVIEAAYRTGVARKDNIPLGGYTGE; translated from the coding sequence TGAAAAAGATCGTGTCTTATTCAGCGATATCGCCGCAGCGATTGGGAAAGCAGGCGGAGACATTGTCGGGATTGACGTCATTTCCTCAAGCAAAGTACATACCGTACGCGACATTACCGTCAGTGCGTTGGATACAAAGCAATGTGATCTTATTATTGAAGCGCTTAAAAAAATTCAAGGTGTTAAAATCATTAACGTATCAGACCGGACGTTTTTGATGCATATCGGCGGAAAAATTGAAACGAAATCGAAAATCCCGGTCAAAACGCGCGATGATTTATCGAGAGTGTATACTCCGGGAGTGGCGCGGGTGTGCACGGCGATTGCACAAGACCCAAGAAAAGCGTATTCGCTGACGATTAAGCGCAATACGGTTGCGGTCGTTTCGGACGGCACGGCGGTATTGGGGCTGGGCGATATCGGCCCTTACGCGGCGATGCCGGTGATGGAAGGAAAGGCGATGCTGTTTAAACAGTTTGCCGGGGTCGATGCCTTTCCAATTTGTTTGAATACGAAAGATACGGAAGAAATCATTCAAATTGTCAAAGCGATTGCGCCGGCGTTTGGCGGCATTAACCTTGAGGATATTTCGGCACCGCGCTGTTTCGAAATTGAAAAACGGCTAAAAGAAGAGCTTGATATTCCAGTGTTTCATGATGACCAGCATGGTACAGCGGTGGTGCTGCTTGCCGGATTGTTAAACGCGCTCAAAATCGTCGATAAAAAACTAGAAGATATTAAAGTCGTATTGACAGGAATCGGAGCCGCAGGAATTGCCTGCACGAAAATCTTGCTGGCGGCTGGCGTGCGCAATATTGTCGGTGTCGACCGCCACGGCGCCATCCATCGCGACGAAAAATACGATAATCCGTATTGGCAGGAATATGCGCAAATAACTAACCCGGACAACGAAAAAGGAAGCTTGTCCGATGTCATCGCCGGCGCGGACGTGTTTATCGGCGTTTCCGCTCCAGGCATTTTGAAGGTGGAAGATGTGAAAAAAATGGCGCGCGACCCAATCGTGTTTGCCATGGCCAATCCGGTGCCGGAAATCGATCCAGAACTCGCCGAACCGTATGTCCGTGTGATGGCGACAGGGCGCTCCGATTTCCCGAACCAAATTAACAACGTGCTATGCTTCCCTGGCATTTTCCGCGGTGCGCTTGATTGTCGCGCTAAAGAAATCAACGAGGAAATGAAGCTCGCCGCCGCGAAAGCGATCGCTTCCGTCGTCACGGAAGACGAACTCAATGAAACTTATATCATTCCAAGCGTATTTAATAGCAAAGTAGTAGAACGAGTGCGGCAAGCGGTCATCGAAGCGGCGTACCGGACCGGCGTGGCGCGGAAAGATAATATTCCTTTAGGGGGATATACAGGGGAGTAA
- a CDS encoding CBO0543 family protein, with protein MPIVKRSKKWNWRSSPKTPSFIRTKRAPAYISTLFFASWIGTYLDLYFVGNGWYHFPHRPFPAIFSIDLSFTLIGLPLFVTFFLYVMARLHPWQRGGFLIAMGLFMTWIEKQAETIGWFVHSSEWKHLYSFVGYSLFMAMVWRFYRWMNLH; from the coding sequence ATGCCTATTGTGAAACGCTCGAAAAAATGGAACTGGCGATCATCGCCAAAAACACCTTCTTTCATTCGCACTAAGCGCGCTCCTGCCTATATTTCTACGCTTTTCTTTGCGTCATGGATTGGAACATATTTAGACCTTTATTTTGTCGGAAATGGATGGTACCATTTCCCACACAGGCCGTTCCCAGCCATTTTTTCGATTGATCTTTCCTTCACCTTAATCGGCCTGCCGCTCTTTGTCACTTTTTTTCTTTACGTCATGGCAAGGCTTCATCCATGGCAACGAGGAGGTTTTCTCATCGCAATGGGCCTGTTCATGACATGGATCGAAAAACAGGCGGAGACCATAGGATGGTTTGTCCACAGTTCTGAATGGAAACACCTATATTCGTTTGTTGGGTATTCGCTGTTTATGGCGATGGTCTGGAGGTTTTATCGCTGGATGAACTTGCACTAG